In Clostridium omnivorum, the DNA window GGACAGTGGTGAAATAACAAATCTACCTATAAGCACCACAAGCATTTCTAAATCAAATTTAATTTCTCTTAAATCAATAGAATATATTATTATTCCAATAAATAGCATTGACAGTGGAGTTGTCAGATTTCCAATGTATTTGCAAGTATCCATTATGAAAAGTGGAAGCTTTATGTTTAGCAATATTAAAATTATAGCTGCAATAAAACCCATTAGTGGAGGAGAAAATATTCTCTTTAATGTTTCTATGGAGAATAAACTTCCTTCAGTTGAACCTCCATCTTTTCTAATATTATAAACTCCTATTGTCCAAAACATAGTGGTGTTAGCAATATAGTAATATAAAACATAAGGAACACTATGATCTCCAAATAGTGCAAGATTTACAGGCAGTCCTATAAAAATTGTATTAGATAAAAAGAACATGCATTGAAAGGTTCCTCGCCTTTTAGCATCAACCTTCACAAGCTTAGATATAATTATACTTAGTGC includes these proteins:
- a CDS encoding AEC family transporter, producing the protein MVVLNALQSVLTIVLMIAIGYILSWKKWFDEGTSRLFSKLVVNISLPALMISNLMTTFTKEKLEQAGVGLVIPFASMILCYALSIIISKLVKVDAKRRGTFQCMFFLSNTIFIGLPVNLALFGDHSVPYVLYYYIANTTMFWTIGVYNIRKDGGSTEGSLFSIETLKRIFSPPLMGFIAAIILILLNIKLPLFIMDTCKYIGNLTTPLSMLFIGIIIYSIDLREIKFDLEMLVVLIGRFVISPLSVLLFCHLLSAPMLMKDVFIIQAGLPIMTQTAIITQAYGADHKYGAMMVAVTTIASMFIIPIYMLLLS